A window from Cryptomeria japonica chromosome 1, Sugi_1.0, whole genome shotgun sequence encodes these proteins:
- the LOC131036655 gene encoding probable polyamine transporter At3g13620, which translates to MGPSSHADGGGVEEGAKEPERDTTIGGIQQSTSSKSKKLKLIPLIFLIYFEVSGGPFGEEPALQAAGPLFALLGFIIFPFVWSIPEALVTAELATAYPGNGGYVVWAWAAFGPFWGFLMGWLKWVSGVINNAAYPVLCLDYLKIIFPVFSHGRIRIVGILVYMLVLSYLNFRGLTIVGWAAVILGMVSLMPFYLMFFCSIPKLKPSRWGARPQGHVDWSLFFNTLFWNLNFWDNASTLAGEVEHPQRTFPRALLCAVLMTCVGYIVPLLAGTGALELNQALWNDGYLADAAGRIAGSWLKYWIEVGAVLSTVGLFEAQLSSASFQLLGMAEIGLLPSFMAKRSCYNTPFLGILVSAGGTLLLSYLNFTTIISAANFLYSCGMLLEFASFLWLRRKFPALSRPYRVPVGLPVLIVLCMVPVGFLIFVMTLANLAVYILCICVTVVGVLAYFLMNACKKRNWMKFVVTEDSGVHSLTEVRTEVQAVSSGNVGRQA; encoded by the coding sequence ATGGGCCCGTCCTCGCACGCAGATGGAGGAGGAGTGGAGGAAGGAGCAAAAGAACCAGAAAGAGACACCACCATTGGAGGGATTCAACAGTCGACTTCTTCGAAGTCGAAGAAGCTGAAGCTCATCCCCTTGATATTTCTCATCTACTTCGAAGTCTCCGGCGGTCCATTCGGTGAAGAACCGGCCCTACAAGCAGCGGGGCCTCTGTTTGCGCTGTTGGGGTTCATAATATTTCCGTTCGTATGGAGCATACCGGAGGCGCTAGTGACGGCGGAGCTCGCAACGGCATACCCGGGAAACGGCGGGTACGTGGTGTGGGCATGGGCGGCGTTCGGGCCATTTTGGGGGTTTCTCATGGGATGGTTGAAATGGGTTAGCGGTGTTATCAACAACGCTGCCTATCCGGTGCTCTGCCTGGATTATCTAAAgatcatttttccagtcttcagccATGGCCGCATCAGAATCGTGGGAATTTTGGTGTACATGCTGGTTTTGAGCTATCTGAACTTCAGAGGGCTTACTATTGTGGGGTGGGCTGCAGTTATTCTCGGGATGGTGTCACTGATGCCATTTTATCTCATGTTTTTCTGCTCCATTCCAAAGCTGAAGCCCTCACGGTGGGGTGCGCGGCCGCAGGGTCACGTGGACTGGTCACTCTTCTTCAACACGCTGTTCTGGAATCTGAATTTCTGGGACAACGCGAGCACTCTGGCAGGGGAGGTGGAGCACCCGCAGAGAACTTTCCCGCGGGCACTCCTCTGCGCGGTGCTGATGACTTGCGTGGGCTACATCGTACCTCTGCTGGCCGGTACCGGCGCGCTAGAATTGAACCAGGCGTTGTGGAATGACGGTTACCTGGCCGACGCTGCTGGTCGCATCGCTGGTTCGTGGTTAAAATACTGGATCGAAGTCGGGGCGGTGTTGTCGACAGTGGGCCTTTTCGAAGCCCAGCTGAGCAGCGCGTCGTTTCAGCTTTTGGGCATGGCGGAGATTGGGCTTCTACCCAGTTTCATGGCCAAGCGGTCATGTTACAACACACCTTTCTTGGGGATCCTCGTCTCCGCCGGGGGCACGTTGCTACTTTCCTACCTCAACTTCACGACAATCATATCGGCCGCCAATTTTCTCTACAGCTGCGGGATGCTGCTGGAATTTGCTTCGTTTCTGTGGCTCAGGCGCAAGTTCCCGGCTCTGAGCAGGCCCTACAGAGTGCCTGTTGGGTTGCCTGTCTTGATTGTCTTGTGTATGGTGCCCGTGGGGTTTCTTATCTTTGTGATGACTCTGGCTAATTTGGCTGTATACATTCTCTGTATTTGCGTCACGGTTGTGGGTGTTTTGGCCTATTTTCTTATGAATGCCTGTAAGAAGAGGAATTGGATGAAGTTTGTCGTTACGGAAGACAGCGGAGTTCACAGCTTGACTGAGGTTCGAACCGAGGTGCAGGCGGTGTCCAGTGGAAACGTTGGCCGTCAGGCCTAA